ttgtaaaattaaaattaggtaAGTTgattgaatgaagggcttttgaaagaatggtaattgaattcagattaaaaaaaaaataattgaaaaaattttaacatgtcgtttataaaactttttcgtaatataaaatgcatttatttttcaaatttttaggccacatttattatgatttaaaattataaaaggaaatgtccatatgtattacggtttatgaaaaaaattaaaaagtatttaattttcgaagaaatttttgttaatagaagttttgaaaaaaatttaactaattttttttttcttaaagttcaacatttaaatataaagttattttttatttatccaataacccttattgttgaaagttaaatagcaaaagtttgaAGTTCTTATTTgagaaattcaattatttcaatgcaaaaataggtaatttttccatatatttaagttttgtacctttttagaacctttcagaatacaaaaacttaaataatatggaaaaactacctaataaaaaagtcggctttcttaagaaaaaaaaattttatctttgttatttatggaatattctcaacaatgttataccattttgaaaagagaattgaaaacacattgcatttttttttacactacggttcattgaattagagtcgtgtaaatttgtttagtacttagttgggcaaaaaagtaatatttgctttaaaactgatacagctgcgttaaaatttttgaatgcatttggtagcagggttattcaaggttccgtaacaaaagaaaaaaatgagaaaaattaagatttgtagtcacggcacatgaaaaaccgtcacagggtgaccattttttcgacttcttTTCAAATTTCCATAACTCAAAAAGTATATGgctgctattttttttattatttttctgataactgtcaccacctaccctatctaccgttttcgtttcgacgtttacttttgggacaccctgtatattaccttttcctcttcggaattcaactgataatattgatggccaaaaaaaaatttctaaataaattcatattttactacgaaaaagttaaaaaaagccattaaaatgttttaataacgtttttttttttttccaaaattttgagttgaggaccattatttcaaaaactcttgattaaatttagtggatttaaattttacagacaGAAATgaaattctggctttttaaaaacgtgtctgtaaatattgtaggtgttgccgttgtgttcaaaatatttttttttgtgtttgaagtcagtttgtgagaaaattgcatttatcgcttaaaggatggaagattgtcccttaatactcctttatattttttgtttccttaaattacctagagaatctcttactctcatttgttttatgaaatctaagcaaaaaaaatggttttgttcaaaaaaaatttaattttaattttaaaaaacaatacggaaACATCGGCAGTTTTTAATCTGTagacttttaagtatttttaattacctacgcttgaacaataaaaaatcgtcaaaatcagagctgttggTCCATgtttccctaataatttgctttagttactctactatttaaTTCATgagtaaaatatatttatttgcatattaaaaaatctactGCGGTATATTGCAATCTACTGcactttttattgaaatatactGTGCTCAATCAATCATCTCTGAAGTAACTTAGTTAGGTAAGAGAAGGTAAGAGGCATTGTTAATAATGTAGGTATCAAAGAATgtttttcctatattaaaaataaaaccttatTTGCAAATCTCACAggaaaaacaagaacaaataagaaaaaaatctacttCATTCTCACGATAATAAGACcccatttttaaaaaacaatcccTAAGATTTATAAATCTATGATTATCTTATttagtttataaataaaaattcatagtCGGTATCTTTCTAATTCAAGTTGAGATTGAGTgctgaaaaaaataagcttttgtaAGAAATCTGCATATTAATTTATAGAAGCCGGTTCATTTCCATATATTGTGCGTGAAacaaaagtacctacctacaccAAAAATTGCGTACCGGttgggacaaaaatttaaatttttgttataacttcTGACATTGTTAGTTCCTAATATGTATGCCTTTTTGTTAATTGAAATGCCTGAGTATTTGACTATAAATGAGTTTGACACTCAGCAGCTATCATCCACTTAGTTTCCTTCGGTTAACAAGCAGACATCCCACAATCTCAACATGAAATTCGTCATTGTTTTCGTTGCCCTTTTCGGTTTGGCTATCGCTGCTGATCAAGATGCTACCGTCCTCCGTCAGGATTCCAACATTGCTGCTGATGGATACAACTTCGCGTAAGTTAATcaaaacatttcttaaatgaATCTGTACTAAATAccacatttatttaatatagTGTTGAAACCAGTGATGGCAAGTCCCACATTGAAAAAGCTATCTTGAAGAACATTGGCAGTGAAAACGAAGCCATCTCAGTCAGTGGACAATACTCTTACTTGGGAAATGATGGTATCACCTACTCCGTCAGCTACGTCGCCGATGAGAACGGTTTCCAACCCAGTGGAGCTCATTTGCCAGTTGCCCCAGTTGCTTAAgtgatttttattcaaataacgTTTTGAAAACGTCGATTTAATTACATTAAGCGAAAAAAAGTTGATGGCCCTTGTTAATTGTTGATTTTATTATGCATAAATATATGTAGaacgaaaaaatttatatacctagaaacaaaaaaaatttgtagtcaatttttcttttgttggaaATTCTAATAAGAAAATCTTATAGCTAAATCTTATCAGCAAAATATGATGCTAAGCTAGAAAGTGTTTTGGTGGAGAAAAAAGTTTGTTGAGCAAAACGATCAAGTCTTCTATCTTCTATTTTTTAGAGTTCATCAAGGGCTTGATAAAAGGCTTTACTAAGTAATTGGTTTCTCGCTGTTGTAATAGCAGGACAAAAAAGgagtttttcattttgaaataggTTACTTCAATCCTGCTTAGGTCTATAGAATATGTTTTGGAAGTGGGCCATTTCTTTCCACCTTAGATTTAATACTTCTAAGTAAATGTATTGAAATTTAGATGAGCCATGATGATGATCTTTGCCTGGCCAATTTATATCAGCTTGTTCATGATGGCTTAAAAGTCGACTGCCTGTCAATTATATTAactgtgtttattttttgtagtatACAGGTACAGGTAAAAAATTGGTATCCTCATGAAACTTGCCATAAAGTGTCCTTTTTCATTGAATCAAGTATCAAGGCTCAAGGGTATCAAGAATGGATGGATGAAGGATCAAaagagtctataaaaatattttgggtggaATAGTGTTTTTAGCGGAAAAGAGGGAGGAGGTGAAGGTCAACAATACAGTGAAATCTTgttgaaaataatcattttttgatGCAGAATTGACATCAAAATCATGTCAATACGATTAAAGGTACCCGAAGAAATTTGTTTGCTGATTTACCGTAAGGGTGCTTCTGTTTTTTACTATACAGCAAGTAAAGTATAACTGAAAcacatgtgaaaaacatgataaacaggtgaaaaaatgaaattcggTACGAAGATTTTAGATGAAgcacaagaaatatttttggtcaaagggtgttttttttttttcaagagttGGATTATTTGTGTctatatattgaaaaagtttcgtttgttttaagagttaaatattaaaaaagtctataaaattaacttgagtaaaagggtgttttcctttttaagaaaagttgaaattcagaattaacaccaaacaaaattgacaaaaatggtagaaaataataaaagctGCGATAAGATACAAAAAATAGTACCCTTACGAACtatgtaaaaaatgttttaatttcctTGGGAAATACGAATTAAATAGGTAAGTCatgtgaaatgattttttttagttgtaggtgatattttcattataaaatctcaataatcaatttttttctacataCTTCTTCAGAATTTCCTTAACTAGCTTACAGTAATTCTTGTTTCAGGAAcagaacaactttttttttgttttgttttgagtgTGCTGAaatcgaatccaaagtcagcttgcgttttcgagatattctcgttataataatcgattttttgccACTTTTTATATCAAGCATTTCCCGAGTATCGGTATCTGCTCGAAAAATACTGAGGACAGGTTTGAAATCAACGATGCCagttaaaaaaactttatgaaacaaaaaaccagtgtaataattgaattgaaatgatGATACTTTTGACATTGGAAGCAAGAATCTAAAGCATCTATGGTGGCCATCCTAAGAAATTAAGTATTGACATTACATTTGAGATAGAAAGCAATAATAGGGGgacttcataaaataattttatagaaaaggaAGTTTACCTATGTATGGTAAACTGGGGCACATTcggcaattttttttcacttgccTATTACTTCGTTGTTTATACTtacaacatattttttttttgctcaacaGGTGGTTTCAACATTTAACTTTAGTTTTAcgaagaaaatgtttttaatctACTTACCAAAACGTTATAAtaacgtttttaaaaattcaattctgTTTAATGAAAGTGCCCCGGGCCGGGGCAGTTTCGGCGTTCAATGCTGCACATTTATCATCGAAAAAAACTATTAAGAATACGTGAAAATTATGTtcgaaatgtatttttatttccttaaaaatacaatataaacaaaatttaaggttATACtatgaaacttaaaaaatttaaaataaaaaaaaaataattttcttcactttaacactaaaaaaaatataatataaatataaaacatcTCAAGCATAGGAATAGTCCGATGAAAATAGACATTTAACACTGAAATAGTTCGCATAGAAAATGGTACAGAGTATTGAAATATCGATTAAAGTATAATGTCAAAAGTCCCTAAAAGTCccatgtgtgcataaaaagttattcaagtttaaaTATCGAAAATGAGAGTATTTCATATATAACTTTGAAACGAGAGAAGctatcaaaaaaaagtatatggaagACTTGTGGGTTTTTAAATTCCCTAACACAATGTtgcgaaacttttttttctaggagaaattgtttagaagatatcgtgattttaaaatgtgtcaaatgtggaaaaaaaccgtttttttgtctatttctcttAAGTGGTGATTCCTATCGAAAAGTTGtatttgaaaaactggtagataatgtaaaaaattttttttttatttagtcaaaactaaaaaattgggaatttttgtacctagtttctaaaatatgagttttttcttaaatatatttttaactcaCTTCATACactataaaatttttcacaaaaatgtctTAGTAACAATCATCGATTCAAAGGCAATGCGCTCTAAAGAGTGGTAggtatttatagaaaatatCGTTTCTTGTCTATTTTAGTCAAATGCTCAATGTTTGGTCAAGCTTTTGAAAAATCGGGGTAGATTCGGCACTTGCTAAATGTGCcccaatcaaaataaaatgacGAATCTTCCCCGATTGCccacaaaacaacattttttgcacATAGTCTTACTACAATTAAAAAtagccttttttttatttaattcgacTTCCTTATTTAATGAACTAAAAAATTAGCGTAACCAGGATTTTctacaattaatttttcaatatataaATCACCTACTCCTCCACTAGCCAAAATTTCACCGGAGGTccaaaaaagacaaaacaacACACAACTTTTCTTACCGCTAAACTACAAATGCCAAACTAAGAGCATGTTCATGAATTTAGTAAAGGATGCGTTCTGTGTCATTTTCATTTCTAAATTCATAGTGCATACAACCGAAAATGACTTTGACGAATGTGCCCCGATGATAAATGTACCCCAGTTTACCATACTTACGATTTTGTAGGGAGTAAGTTCTGTAGTAAGTTAATGaaaactagccgaccccgcactcaaaattcgagtgccaattctaacttttatttatgctcaaataagcacactatataaatcactttatttactactaagaatatgctacatttaattttattcgaaattcgagaatgtcttcgaaggttctcgtctttgcttttagaagtttccacttccagaagggagagggcgtggttcagcacatttgtttttgtttttttcctcaattttaatttattgtttttatctatttcggtaaaaaaaaaaataaataaagtatacattctgcacatcatataataaaacggcaaacacttattttgtggtacaaaatacgagGCCCAAAAAAACCGAAGGgtcataaattatataccgaacgataggaaattttatctagatgtgcagaatgtatactttatttattttttttttaccgaaatagataaaaacaataaattaaaattgaggaaaaaaacaaaaacaaatgtgctgaaccacgccctctcccttctggaagtggaaacttctaaaagcaaagacgagaaccttcgaagacattctcgaatttcgaataaaattaaatgtagcatattcttagtagtaaataaagtgatttatatagtgtgcttatttgagcataaataaaagttagaattggcactcgaattttgagtgcggggtcggctagtatctataaaaaggtaaagaattactctatctgctaaattcattaaaattgtactcaggattcaaaagttatagccagatttctggtggtggcagcatttttaactcttgaataatatgacattttaccagttttaaattattttggcaaacatcatgacacgcaagcctttaagttatacatctataaaaaggtaaagatttactctatctactgctatttaatttattaaaatcgaaagtagggttcaaaaactatagcttaataaaaacaaaagttttaccacaaaaatttcgtttatttcagaaacgacataagtccaccgactttaaaggcttaaaaacccgcaaagacctaaaacaaagtttatattttaaaggtttctaaatgcatcttaggctagattataactcggcatactctaaatttgaagtgttgtggaattttaagtaaaaaacagttttttgttgctcctgaaaagtttatgctcatggacttatgtcgtttctgaaataaacgattcatttgTTAACcaaaggctttaaaaaagtgaatggatatttttgtgttgtttgatTTGTTGAATATTCCGAATGTTTAAGTGTGCCTTTATTATATTTTCGATTAGCTGTATTTTATATGAATAGATATTTCTTGAGATTGGAAAggagaaaaaatactttttcgaGTTCCGTTTTTTAGCCTTTTCGAGTCGGGCTTATGAGAAATTCTTTTACTCATAAGgatttattaaaactttttttttcgaagataaTACATAATTgtaattttctatcaatttttctATAGACCAAGAAGTCCAATTTTGGAAGAGTTTTTAGTCCAGTCAAATTGAACTGATATGTATGTttggaattgaaatttttgaccaAATTCTCAAAACGATATTTCTTGTACGATTTTTCATAGGCCTTTTTAAATCGGTGCATgatcttaaatattttattagattattttttttatcttatcacCCTAAAcgcaaaaaacattttttagtgtAAATAGCGTAACGGGTATAATGGTTGGCACCCCTAagcattttttcactttgaattgCGGATTACTCTCGCATTTAAAGAGTTAGGAATATGttttatatgtcaaattaaagtttaaagaatTTCTGACTTgaatgtttttcgaaaaaaatgtttaaaaaacaaagactatttttaaaatattaaattaggAAAAGCTACTCAAAAGATACAATCATTGGCACCCGagggtacaattattggcaccctcaaaaatgaaagaaatacaAGTGTTtttcatgattgtttttatCAAAGTTTAGTTGAAAACAGTTTAATATAGcaaaaaatcttcatttaacgtaattaaaagtttaaattaaacttaaaattatgtcattttcgcaaaaaagagaAACACTTCATATTTCAGCTTTAGGtacaattttttgagaaaaactaaacacgctttttttagaatttttttaaaacattgcgtacgccaaatttaatcaaaatcgttggagccgttttcgagaaaattgcaatatctcgaaaacttaaTATAGGAGATATCCGTTAAAAAGAAGATTATCAGCCCTaatctgctattcgattcacgtgaaagtctaaagAAGGAGCGTTTAAAAGGtgcttaaaatttattttacacaatttttttttctttagaatttctaAAACAGACGGTAACAACACTTTCCTATCTAAAGTAAGAAGTTTTTTCAAAGCCAATTTGACATGCTTAAGAAAGGGAATTCTTcgtttcacgtgaatcgaatagcagaatagggctgattaaaataacataaaaatggatcttggaaatcacgtacaaatcgtctgtaaCGAGTTTTTAGCAGATCTATCAAAccttttgagctcttttttcccgacttttcaaacttaaaaaattaattattttaaaaactgtatATTATTTTAACATCTGAATTTCAgtagttgatttaaaattgattacaaaattggttttaattgatatcgtaaaattaaaaataaaattaaaacaagaaaaaaaatttaaaaaaaagttaaaaaaaatttgagttaaaaaattgattatttcaaaaactgtaagACATTTTAGCATCTTGTTTTTAACACTTGATTGAGAATTAGCTAGATAATTAATAATACCAAAAGCAAAGCTTGatcgtgtaaaattaaaaaaaaaaaaataaaattaaaaaaaagttaaaattttgagtttaaaaaatgttgtttttaaaaactttacacgaaaacaacattattttaaaagactattaaataataggtttctgtctttaaaaaaaagatataataaaagtttgtaggtgttgccgttgtttttaaatatttttttaaaataaaagttttttttggcactctctgaagtaaaaaattgaaaaaaaagactattaaataataagtttctgtctttaaaaaaaagatataataaaaatttgtaggtgttgccgttgtttttaaatatttttttaaaataaaagttttttttggcactctctgaagtaaaaaattgaaaaaaatagaacccATCTAGtctagataaaatttcctatcgttcggtatataatttatgccccttcggtttttgtgggctgggtattttgtaccacaaaataagtgtttgccgttttattatatgatgataAACCTTTGGGTATAAGGAAAATGGTACCGGATAGAAATCTAGAATTAATGTTACCTACATTATGTAATTGGTCAAGTATCTTTGGAAGtccgtaaaatatttttaattaaagtgtATTTTGTTGAGCAAGGCAAATTAAGAGATTTTTAAcggaaagaattttttcattaaaaaaaaaaaacaccctgtcacAGAAAGTCTCATcagcttaaattaaaaattaattatgattagaaataaatactttaaaacTAAGTAGGTTTCACACTAAAGGTTAATTTAACTTCAACCAATTTAAGTAGACtaaatttgttattaaaatcgtaaaagcaaacaaaatcgTAAGTAAacaatgaattttatctttactGGCAGATCATTTAATTTTAGGCACACAAAAATTCCCAAACTTCCTGCAGATAatattcttaacaaaaaaaaagcaataaaatatACCTACTGGTTTTCCGATTGGCAAcacaagttttataaaaagttgaTCTTCTTTTCCCATAAACCAGGCACACTCTTAAAGAGGTGcgtgtttttgctttttttttgtatcaaaaaaaaaaaatgcgtataccttatttacatttttaatttgaataagatTTGGATTCTGGACGATATTAAAAACTGATCAGGTTTAGTTATgcgatttggatgaaatttgtTTGCCTATAAATTGTAACGAATTTCATGAGTTAGTATCCACTAAGTTTTTAGTTTTCTTACAGTTAACAACTAGTAAAACAACCAAACCCCTTATCATCATGAAATTCGTCATTGTTTTCGTTGCCCTTTTCGGTTTGGCTTTGGCCGCTCCACCACAATCTAATGCTGAAGCTACCGTCCTCCGTCAGGATTCCAACGTTGGTGCTGAAGGATACCAATTCTCGTAAGTTTACAAATACCTATTGCTTTGGTAAATCAAATCTAATAACTTCTTGTTCttctaataattaaaatatagtGTTGAGACCAGTGATGGCAAATCTCACTCCGAAGAAGGTCAATTGAAGAACATTGGAACTGAAAACGAAGCCCTCTCCGTCCGTGGATCATTCACTTACTTGGGAGATGATGGTGTCACCTACTCCGTCAGCTACGTCGCCGATGAGAACGGTTTCCAACCCAGTGCCGCTCATTTGCCAGTTGCCCCAGTTGCTTAAGTTATCTTCTAATGTTGATGATTTGATTTCCTGGTGATAAATGTTGTTACGAGTAGTTGTTGATTAttgcaaaatgaaaatataaaaaaaaattcaaaaaaaattttatttttctttaagaattggtgtcaaaaatgtaaaatgttcgttcttgttgattctcaccATTTTAAGGGATTGTCAAACTAAAACTTAAagtataaattgaaatttagaaTATAATATTGAAAATCTAATAGGCAAAATTCACTGTCAATTCTCAATGAATATTTAGAAAAGTGAAGAGCTATAAATCTTAAATTGCCAACAAGAATTATGTGTTATGGTATCGGTATCATTTTTAACGATCAAAAATCCTCTTAAGAGATTCATTTTCTtgcaatttgtatatttttcattcattaatataaagaaaacGATTATAAGGTCAAAAGAAGTTGTTGCATTGAAAGGtcgaatttgtttatttttttttttttttagttgatctTGGCAGAGGTCAAAGTCAACAACAACTTTATTATACCTACTTAGGCACTACTAAAATGCtcgttttatgaatgaaaatgcCAAGTGAATGAAGATCGTGTTCTTATATGGAAAACGTGAGCTGCTTAATCATTATAAATCATACTGTGCACATAGCAAAATTAGAATGGAATTAATTGTTACTAAatgccatttaaaaattaatctgattttaaaaatgtgtaaataaatcaaaaaaagaaaggtatttgaacgtttttttatatcgtttaattgaaatataaaattttaaatataatagtgGGCACAGTGGGGGTTCTCAACGTATTATAATACATAGGGTATTCCTATCTTAActtgataaataaaaacttatagTCTTTGCAACACAATAATGTATTATGCTTACTAAGCAAACCATGCCTAAGTTTTTCGTGTATTTTTGGCTTTTGTGCTAAGTGCACTACCTCTTCCAACTGTGTCACATTTTTAGAGTCAAAGTTTACGACATTTCATTTTATAGTAACTATcgaaaattaaagattttggctaatttttggaaaaaaaaattcgaacttAAAACcctaaatttttaaagttttttttttcaaaaacttattatttaaatttacctaagtatttatattttaaacttcAACCTGATAAGATATTCTTActgttaattttgaataaaattaggatatgctttgatgaaaaaaaaggtcaccttaaaataaaagATGAGCCCCGTTAACTGAAATATTCCTCGCTCTTAAAACAATACAATGtccacttaaaataagtggaatccgcttgaattctgttaaatttaaagtgAACTTAAGGTGAATTTCCATCTTAAAAGcggacaaaaaataaaaattcagctTTACTTGCAGTTTATTATACTTATTTTTAACAGTGAGATGTGCTAGGCACTCGCCTAGTGATCGATCCCCAGTggcagtcagtttttttttgttttattaaatattttcacagaaaaaaacgATGactttccgcttaaattaagagCCATTTTCTTCACTAGAAGTTGAACtcaacttgaggatttttattctcaacttgagattttgtttttcttcactaAAAGTTGACAGTTTCAACTTTCGattctcaactctcgagttgaTCAACTTCTGGTTTTCTCAACTTCCTAAAAAGCAGAAGTTGTGATAGCAAACTTTAGATTTTATATCaaatgtcatgttttttttctataaattttatttcaaacattATTTTACGCTGATAGGAAACATTATTTATggaaaattggaaatttaactaaaaaatagcGAATAAAATGGCTCCaaggaattttgattttttaaaagaaacgtGCATACATAGTACATTATGTACATACTTTTTACTTCCACTTTTATTTAAATCCCTGAATGATGCACTTGAaatcaaattagtaaaaatatatgtatttttccaTAAGCAGACAGTTCtgattcaatacaaaattatgaTAAACATTTACCACCGATTTTGCTTTAAATCACTTCAAAATCATTGAACGGCACACACATACTAACACAAGAAAATAtagatttgtttaaaattaatttataggaaaaaaaaacaaagaaaaatgcaTTCTAAACACCGATTTTatactatttaattttttaattttaaaataaatttgacgTTTCGAACTAAAAAAAATCCGCAACTTTGTTTTAAATGACATAAACgattgattttcaaattttaatgacAGTCTTTGTGTTAAatgtcacaaatatcccagggatatttttcaaactggaACTTGGCCAACTTCTGTTTCTAAAACTCAAGAGTTGAGAAAAAATAGTGCAGAAAACAAATGTTCAACTTGTGTTTCAACCTTCGAGTTGAAGTCAATTTTATAACCAGAGTATTGGATATCAGTGATATTGCCTTTCGTcagaataacattaacaaaatcatGGATACTTTACTATCAAAttcttttccaataaatataataaaaactttgttgaaTCAATATTTCAACCCGTTGGTTAGACCAAATTTAGTTACAAATACAACACAGTTTTCCTACAGGAGTTGTTTGTATATTCCTAATCTTTCGAATAGACTTCAAGATGCTCCTATTAGAAACAAAGATAGGATTCGCTTAGCTTTTAAATCAGTAAATGTTttgagaaattcacttttttctaatttaaaaggtgaattttctaaaaacgatAAGTCAGATatagtatataaaatcaaatgtttAGGTGATGGAGCAAACTATTGTCCATCAGTGTATGTAGGTACTTCCATGCAGAAGCTAAAAAATCGTATAGCTGGTCATAGATCGGATATTAATAACGGGCATTCTGAAAAAACTGCTCTAGCTTTGCATTGTATAGGTGAGGGACATAGGCCAGATTAtaacaatgtagatattttacaatcagaaaagcattataataagagaatgatattagaaatgttacatattttagatacagacaACACCGTAAATAAGAGATCAGATTGTAAAGGGCTTAGtagtatttatagtcagtttgttaaaaggaattttttgagTTGAATTATCAAct
This DNA window, taken from Episyrphus balteatus chromosome 2, idEpiBalt1.1, whole genome shotgun sequence, encodes the following:
- the LOC129912423 gene encoding larval cuticle protein 65Ag1-like, with protein sequence MKFVIVFVALFGLAIAADQDATVLRQDSNIAADGYNFAVETSDGKSHIEKAILKNIGSENEAISVSGQYSYLGNDGITYSVSYVADENGFQPSGAHLPVAPVA
- the LOC129912420 gene encoding larval cuticle protein 65Ag1-like; its protein translation is MKFVIVFVALFGLALAAPPQSNAEATVLRQDSNVGAEGYQFSVETSDGKSHSEEGQLKNIGTENEALSVRGSFTYLGDDGVTYSVSYVADENGFQPSAAHLPVAPVA